The DNA region GTAACGTGTAGTTTTCTGCCCATCCCTCTCTGTGCTCCTGGCTATCCGGTATCATGCACCATCCCTAACGATCACAGACCAAATAAAGAGGATTGTGACATGGACTCTAAACGTGACCGCGTTTGCGTCCCAAGGCCGGAATAAGACGCCAATGACTCATAGCTCCATTCAGGCCGGCAAAGCgcaccactcccctcccccacccagaccTGGGGGCTTGCACATCCATCCTTCGCCAGGAAGCTCACGCTCGTGCCTCGATTCGGATCTTCCGTACAGCATGGCAGCCCCCGAAGGCGTCGCCCACGGCAGTGCCTTCCGTACAACATGGCCGCCTACAGAGAGCGCATCGCCCCCCTCCCTCCCGGCCACCGGAAGTTTCCGTTTGAAACCCAGGCGGCAGACCCGGTCTGCGGTACGGCGGTTATTGCCGAGCATCTTTTGAACCAGAGCGACGAGGCTTGCGGGCAGGAGCAGCAGGCGCCTGGGTTCGGCTCTCCCGGGGCGGGAGACTGCGCTGGATGTGGGAGGCCGATGGGATGGGCTGGGAATGGAGGATTTTCTCTCTCCCGAGTCGCGCTCTTCTGGGGTCCTCCGCCTGCTCGGGCCCCCTGGCCCACCCCTGGGTAACACTCACCTTGTACCTTCCAGGCCCCAGCCGTGCCGCCTCGTTACGATGACCAGCGTGGTCAAGACAGTGTACTTGCAGCCCCCCTCTGTGCTGAGCAGCGGCCTGCTCGCAGGTGGGTGTCACGCCGCCCCTGCCCCCGGGCGTTGCGAACTGGCCCCGGGTGGTCAGGCCAGGAGTATGGGGGATAAAATCGGTGGCTGGGAGTGGAGGGCTCCGGCAAGGGAGGGGGTTCTGTCGGCTCTGACAACCTGCTAACTCCCCTAGAACCGGGCTGTCTAGGCTTATGATGGGAGTTAGGGGAAGGGCCACATGGTGGGAATTTAGACTTGCCCCGCACCCCTGCTCCCCCAAACCGAACTCTGCTGCATTCACCAATTAGATTTAAGTTGCTGATTATTCTACAATATTATTCCCATTAAGCTAGGAGTCCCTTTTAAAACATTTACCTGTTTTATTTCCAGATGAGCTATCTGGAGGGACTGGGTTTGTtgtcagggaggagagaagagagtcaTAGGAAAAGCAGGATACTTAGGGAGCACTAGGGTTCACACTGTGTCTGGTTCACATTTGTAACGGCACAGTGTCTCTTATATAGTACATTCTCAGTAAGCATTTGTTGAGTGAAGTGAGAGAGAAGGGTCAGGCCTAACTAGTATTCGAGAATCTTGGGAGAAGAGAGATGGTTAAAAGCaatgtttgggacttccctcgcagttcagtggttaggccTCTGCaccttcactgccaagggcctgggttccatccctggtcggggaactaagatcccacaagatgcCCTGTGCGgtcaaaaactaaaaaattaaataaataaataaataaaaataaaataaaagcaatgttTGATTGCTTTGCCATTTGCTTTGTGTTACTCGGCTTGTGGTTGAAAGTCATCTCCTAAAGTCTGCAGTTGTTGAGCTGCCTAATCTAGAGATTATAGCACAGAATAGGCTTCAAACATCAGAACCTGTGATAGGAGATTTTGAAGCAGCTATTTAAGATCCCTTCCCAGATGACTCCATGCAGCTGACTGATGAGCAGTAGCAGGATTGACCTTTGAAGTAAATAGGCTTTACTTCAAAGGCTTCAAACGGTTCTGTTTGTCCTATGTTGCTTCAGAACACCTGAGTGGCAATTCTGGCATCAGCAGGACCTAGGAGTTGATGGAGGAAATGGTGCCGGTCTTATGCTGCCTTTCCCTTAGAAAGCAGTCTCTCGTTCAGTGGGGAGTGACTGGCATCTCCCCAGCCAAGTTGGAAGTTTTCAtctctttgcttttttccttgtCCCAGCTTTATGATATATGTAACCTAAATAGTTTAACATTTTTAGGCTGCCTCTCAGGATTTTAGATTTTAGGCATGGGTTGGttgttctttagttttttgaataggtaacattcaaaataaataaatattcaaagtgGGGAAACGATATACAGTGAAAAACAAGTCTTCCCTTCCTTGACACCAGCCATCCAATTCCCTCCTTCGCATCTCTCATTTTAAGGAGATAGTCTTTGTTAAATCCTGCTAAATTTTTCCTATGATGCAGTCTGTAGGATCTAACAAATATGGGTTATTGAAACCAATTCCAGTCAATGAAGAGTGTTAATTTTGATCAATTTACTATTGACACCTTTTTGCATGACATAGATTTCTTATTGTGTGTAACTTATTAATACTTGAGAGAGGAGAAGGTAAATTCACGCACTCAAAGTTACCTTTTACTTCCAACAGAGGCCTCAGAAAGAACCTTTTTAACACTTGTTTTGTGGGTAAGAGGGGAAAATAGGATGTAAGTGCCCATTGAGTGTacctataaatgaaataatttgttaGCCTGAGAAATCATATTTATTCCAAACTGTTGTGCAGCTAGAGTCATCAAAATAAATCTTTATCAAACACAAAGTTTCCTAATCCCTGTGATCCAGTGCTTTGTACCTCATTTCTTCAGCTTGATTTAATTGTTATGGCTCTTAATTTAGGTCAAGCTTAAAGGAGCCATTTTACAATGAACAAAGTGAAAGTTAGTATAAACTAGAAGAATCCTGTGCATGTGCTGGGGGTGTGTGCTTAACTCCAGAACAAGTGACTTGAATTTGCTATGGAACGTAAGTGGTAGAAAGATGTGTGTGGTAGAGGGCTGGCATAAGGGCTAGGGGGGAAATGCTCTCCTCTGGGGAAGAAGAATGTCATGTCAGGGCCATTTCTCTGGTTATCTGGCAGTAGCCTAGCAGGATCAGAACAGAATACCAAAAGGGAACCTAACGAGCCTCTAAACTTAACGATGGATAAACAGATTAAAAGGGCTGGTGGTAAAGGCAGTCAGCATGGAAGAGGGGAAGAAGAATAGAGGAGCTAGTTTAGAGATGGTCTGTGAAATAACCCATGAAACTGTGCCGTGTTCCGTTTATTCAGTAAGTAGGTTTTGAACCTCTGTTAATATGCCAGATACTCTCCTAGATGCTGGGGCACAAAGATGTCTCTTAGAGTACTAGTTAGGGAACCAGTCTGGTCAAAACAACTAAGCAACTGGTGAAACTCGAAGCAGCTTGAGTGTAGCCTTAGGAGAGCGGGCATAGTGCTTAGGAGCTGAATGACATAGTTCCTTTCAACTGCTGTGTGAGGAAGGACTCAGCTGTGTTCTGCCTTGCTGACGGCCACACTGCCTCTCATCCTCTTTGCTTGTATGAACCTCCACTTTCACATCTATACCCTCTGGCCATTCAGTTTGCTGTATCAGCAAGCTTTTGGCTACCCTCAAACACACTGTACTGTCACATTTAAAGAATTTTGGTTTCTATTCCCAACTGGTCTAGAAGTCTTATTCTTCTGAATTTATAGAGTTGCACTGTTGGGTCATGATGCGTGGGATTCCACcctcttgttttcctttgcagatgCACAAAGTCGAGCCACTTCTAAGAGCCTATTACCTGTTAGGTCCAAAGAAGTCGATGTTTCCCGACCTCACTCAGGAGATTCAGAAAATGATGTTACAAAAATCATCAAACCAAGACGAGACAATGGGTGAGAGTCAGAGCATCGGTATCCAATTAGAACATTGGGCTAGAAATTGCTCAGTACCAGGAATTAGGGCTTTTGAGGGCACAGGGTATCTGAAGGATTGGCCTGTAGTCAGTGGCCTATAGCAGTGCAGCGTTGCTGACCTGTTTGTCAGAACCCTCTGTGTTGATCAGGTCAGAAGAGGCACAGCCAGGGTTGCAATAAGAGATATTCTTTGCTCTCTCAGCATTTGCTCTGAGTGTACAAATAGCAGCACAGCAGTCAAACGAGCCCTAAGTGGTAGTCGTGGCGGGTGGGGCCTAGTTGTTAGCCTAGGTTGCTGCTCTGAGCAGTCCAGCCCAGTGTAGTGGGCATGTGTGTCCCTCTACCTGGTGTTCAGCTCCCGTGTGAGTGAGGTTGACATGAAGTAGCCACACTGTCTTGAGCAGAAGCAGGTCTGTCAGGTTGTTGAGGTGGTCAAGAGGGGAGCCCGTGCCCTATTCATAAGCTTTTTTCAGTAGTCTGGGCTGAAACAAAAGTGCATGGGCCCTCAGAGCTTCTCAAGCTTGTgctgtctgggacttccctggcagtccagtggttaagactctgtgcttccactgcagggggcacggggttcgatccccagtcagggaactaaaatcccgcatgctgcacacgGCCTGgacaaaaataccaaaaaaaaaaaagtaataacagTACCGTGATTCTCTGAttgatttctttgttgttgttattgttttaattgaggtatagttgacatacaacattgtgttagtttcaggtgtacaacataatgatttgatatttgtatatattgcaaaatgatcaccgcagtaagtctagttaacatcctgATTTGTTTTTGCTTCTCTAGGCAGCTGAAAGCTACAGACACTGCCACCAGGAGGAACATCAGGAAGAGGTGAGCATCAGGGTAGATGAAACCTGGCCACCGTTTTAGGGTAGTGGAGCTCAATCCTGCTTGTACATCAGAATCACTCACAGGACTTGTTTTACTGTGTTGGAGTCTGGTGCCACCCCAGAAATCTAGATGGGATTTTCAGGGGTGAGGCACAGCCAGGTTTGCGAACCACTGTCAGGGCAAGAATCAGTGATGCTACCATCTTGAGTACCAGACAAGAGTTTGGGGGCTCCATGTGAGGACCACTGCCCAACCTAGCTGTGGCCCATCAGCAGGAGCGGGaagccctcaggatgggagagcCTGCGTGTGGTTAGTGATTTCGAGATGAGTGtcctgctcctgctgctgctgctgctgctggtgaaATTCTGGAGAAGGATCCATTTGCTTGGACATTTTGCAGTCCTGCAGACAGAAATAACATAAGCTGAAAAGTCTGTAGAAATAGGTTTTAATTCCACATCTGTTATTTGGGCATGACTTAAAAGTTCTGAAGACAAAATACTATCAAGAAGGACTCAGAACTTTGAAAAGGCTTAATATTGATGATGATAATGGCTATtacttttttttgattttttgcattttattttatttatttttttatacagcagattcttattagttatctattttatatatattagtgtatatatgtcaaacccaatctcccaattcatcacaccaccaccaccaccaccaccaccaccaccaccaccaccaccaccaccacctttccccctttgtgtccatacatttgttctctgcatctgtgtctctatttctgccctgcagactggttcacctgtaccatttttctaggttccacatatatgcgttaatatatgatatttgtttctctctttctgacttaattcactctgtatgacagtctctagatccatccacgtctcaacaaatgacccaagttcgttcctttttatggctgagtaatattccattgtatatatgtaccacatcttctttatccattcgtctgttgatgggcatttaggttgcctccatgacctggctattgtaaatagtgctgcattgaacactggggtgcatgtgtctttttgaattatggttttctctgggtatatgcccagtagtgggattgctgggtcatatggtaattctgtttttagttttgtaaggaacctccatactgttctccatagcggctctatcaatttacattcccaccaacagtgcaagagggtccccttttctccacaccctctccagcatttgttgtttgtagattttctgatgatgcccattctgactggtgtgaggtgatacctcattgtagttttgatttgcatttctctaataattagtgatgttgagcagcttttcatgtgtttcgtggccatctgtatgtcttctttggagacatgtctatttaggtcttctgcccattttttgattgggttgtttttttgatattgagctgcatgagctgtttatatattttggagattaatcctttgtccgttgattcgtttgcacatattttctcccattctgaggttgtcttttcgtcttgtttgtagtttcctttgctttgcaaaagcttttaagtttcactaggtcccattagtttatttttgtttttatttccattactctaggaggtggatcaaaaaagatcttgctgtgatttatgtcaaagggtgttcttcctatgttttcctctaagagttttatagtgtccggtcttacatttaggtctctaatacattttgagtctatttttgtgtatggtgttagggagtgttctaatttcattcttttacatgtagctgtccagttttcccagcaccacttattgaagagactgtcttttctccattgtatatccttgcctcctttgttgtagattagttgaccataggtacctgggtttatctctgtgctttctatcctgttccattgatctatatttctgtttttgtgctggtaccatattgtcttgattactgtagctttgtattatagtctgaagtcagggagtctgattcctccagctccgtttttttccctcaagactgctttggctatggCTATTACTTATTAAAAGTTTTGTGTCAGTAGCTGTGCTAAGAATTGTATATGTATTCTCTCTTATCCTTCATGATAATAATATTATGAGATGTGGGTATTCTAGAAATGAGGAAACAGCCTCAGAGAGGTTACACAACTCCCTGAAGGTCATATACCACTATGTGGTGATGCCAGGATTCGAACCAACCCGACTCCATAGCCCATACTCTTAACCCCTCCACCACTTCATCTAAGTACGATTATCATTACAGCTGTAAGCCACTGAGTAAAGAGAAATCAGAGGAAGAGCTCAAGGATAAGAACCAGCTCCTAGAGGCCGTCAACAAGCAGTTGCACCAGAAGTTGATTGAAACTCAGGTAAGCGATCCCCCAGACCTGCCATCAGCTGCACTGGGTGatgcttgtggaatcctgagggACCACGCCAGGTGCCTGAGTGCAGAAGGAGAAGATGCCAGGCTTGCACTGTGGCTGCCCCTGAGGAATGGGGCAGGCCTTACCTGTCTGTATGGCACCCCTACAGGGAGAGCTGAAGGACCTGACCCAAAAAGTGGAGCTGCTGGAGAAGTTTCAGGACAACTGTTTGGCAATTTTGGAGAGCAAGGGCCTCAACCCAGGTAAGAGATGGCACACAACTGCCTTCAAAGGAGTCAGTGCATGTGCCCCTTCCTGGGTGATTCTGGACTGTGCATCAGGGGTCTGGCATGGTGTCAGCTGACCCAGTCAGTGCAGGGGTTGCCTAGCAAAGCCCTGAAGATTTGGAGGAGCTCCTCTCGGTTCTGTTGTGATGTTGACTTTGCCTGCCCAGCGGAGTTTCAGATGGTTGTGCAGAGAGGATTCTCTCTTTCTTATCTGAACACTTTATACCATTAGTTTGGTGCTGACAGGTATGATCTTGCAAATAgatcagaaatattttctttctttcaagggATATAGCATACAGGTAAGCTTCACAGGTGGAGAGAGAGATAATACTGTTGAAAGGGTTCCTAAAGCTGACTAGTTAGCAGAATCACGGTGTTTAAAATGTGATTCCTGTTCTGACCCTGTCCCTAGAGGGCAGAGTCTGTCACAGAGAGGAAGCGGAAGAAGGGATTACCCCAGGACTGTAAGAGAGCCTGAATTGAGGAGCCTGAGAATGCCCAGGGAAGGAGCCCAGGCTTGTTTGAATTAAGGAGTGCTGACTTTGAATGCTGCCATTCACCTGTGTATTTTAGGATATATTCTTGATAGTCATCATATACGTTTTTGGATGATTTTAATTTCCTACGTGTATGCACTGTttttaccaaaaataataaaattttttaaggcctgaaaagcttttaaaaatagttttgtgtattgtaaacaaaaccaaaaattacaACCTATACATTTCTTTTGGACAAATTTTCCGCTGAGCTGAGGAGAAAGCAGGATGAAGTTTTGGCCATATCCATACCTAGAGAGGAAGGGGAGATAAAATCCAGCTCTGGAGGGCAGGCGTGGGTGACCTTGCCAAGGTGAAAACTCAGGGGAGAGAGTTTTCAGATGCTTAGAGAAGTTTCCCTCATGAATACTCCTGTGGAgggcttttaattttcttttaagttgcaGTTCCCTAGGCAGGGCTGACTTTGTTGTATTTACTGGTTTTAGGCAGTGAGACCCTGGCGTCACAGCAAGACTCCACCACGGATCACATGGACTCGAtggtgagggtgtgggtgtgagtGGGCGAAGGCCCAGTGAGCGTGAGGCCCTGCAGATCTAGGCAGGTCTCTGCCGTATGCTCGGCAAAGCCCGCGAAGCAGCCTTCAGTTATCTAGGGTAGTGGAAGAGGGTGGTGGATGTGTACTCAACATAGCATATTTTACTTGGAAGGTGACTTTGTGCTTACAAATATGAGTGAGTCTAAGTTGAAAATGTACTACTTTAAAACCCATAGTAGGGTGGACCAGTAGAGACAGCTTTCTGGTTTCTCTATTCTTCGCTTTACCAAATTTCTCCCCTTATTCCTTTGCTGAGAACTGTGTCTTACAAAGGTCCAGCCTGAATTAAATCTGTCTTCTCtttggttccttccctgaagtaGGAAGGCAATTGTTTGCAATTAAAGCCTTTTGAGCTTCTGTGATCTATTCCCCAGGAAGATCAGTTGTCATTTTAGAATCCTAGAATACTAGGTATGGAAGCCTTCCTCAGCTCCCCTAGGTGATTTGTCACCCCTTTAGTGGCTACTGCCTTCCGTTCATATTACCTGTGTAGCACAGAGCACGTGGAGGTGGGGTTCTCTGTCCATCCTGTGGACTCAGTTCTTCCAGGCCCACAAGAGAGCCCGGCACTTTTGCGGACACTCAGTCAGTGACTGAACAGATGGGATATTAGCGATCATCTGATTCAACTCCCATGAAGAGATTAGTTTGTATGAAGAAAGTTCTCACATTTCAATAAAGACTTGTTACTACATTGTACTTTTCTCTTAGCTGCTGTTAGAAACTTTGCAAGATGAACTGAAGCTTTTTAACGAAACAGCCAAAAAGCAGATGGAGGAGTTGCAGGTGAGAGGCAGACATCTCCGCAAGGCAAAATTACCATTTCCTACCACAATAGGTGGATCTGTGGAGGGCTCtttcttatttatctatttattcatttttaataaactattttgtaataattttagatTGCAGAAAAGTTGTAAAGATAATGGAGAATTCAACTCCCctaatattaacatcttacattatcaTG from Eschrichtius robustus isolate mEscRob2 chromosome 1, mEscRob2.pri, whole genome shotgun sequence includes:
- the KNSTRN gene encoding LOW QUALITY PROTEIN: small kinetochore-associated protein (The sequence of the model RefSeq protein was modified relative to this genomic sequence to represent the inferred CDS: inserted 1 base in 1 codon), whose translation is MAAPEGVAHGSAFRTTWPPTESASPXLPPGHRKFPFETQAADPVCGTAVIAEHLLNQSDEACGQEQQAPGPQPCRLVTMTSVVKTVYLQPPSVLSSGLLADAQSRATSKSLLPVRSKEVDVSRPHSGDSENDVTKIIKPRRDNGQLKATDTATRRNIRKSCKPLSKEKSEEELKDKNQLLEAVNKQLHQKLIETQGELKDLTQKVELLEKFQDNCLAILESKGLNPGSETLASQQDSTTDHMDSMLLLETLQDELKLFNETAKKQMEELQALKVKLKIKEEERAQFLEQQTLCNSQVNDFTTALEEMEQLLEM